One region of Solanum pennellii chromosome 6, SPENNV200 genomic DNA includes:
- the LOC107023185 gene encoding arogenate dehydrogenase 1, chloroplastic-like translates to MSSSSSCQPKTLRIGIIGFGPFAQFLAKTMMKQGHLIHVTSRSDYSELCTDLGILFFRDMGAFLESDNEVIMISTSILSLSQVVESIPFNCLKRPTLFVDVLSVKEHPKDVLLRMMPRECDLLCTHPMFGPESGKDGWADLTFMYDMVRIRDQPLCSSFLHIFSSEGCKMLEMTCEEHDRLAAQSQFLTHTIGRILSEMEVEPTPIDTKGFQKLVQVKESSVKDSFDLFSGLFIHNRFARQQMKNLEVALEKTKEKLQERSKELQDPIISKF, encoded by the exons AtgtcttcgtcttcttcttgTCAACCAAAAACTTTACGAATTGGCATAATTGGATTTGGTCCTTTCGCCCAGTTTCTGGCCAAAACTATGATGAAACAAGGCCATTTAATCCATGTAACTTCCAGATCAGATTATTCAGAGCTTTGTACAGATTTGGGCATCCTCTTCTTTAG AGATATGGGTGCATTTCTAGAATCGGATAATGAAGTTATAATGATTAGTACGTCCATCCTGTCTCTATCACAAGTTGTGGAGTCCATACCATTCAATTGTCTTAAGCGGCCTACACTTTTCGTTGATGTGCTCTCTGTTAAAGAACACCCAAAAGATGTCCTTTTGCGA ATGATGCCTCGAGAGTGTGACTTGCTGTGTACACACCCAATGTTTGGACCAGAAAGTGGTAAGGATGGATGGGCAGATTTGACTTTTATGTACGACATGGTTCGAATTAGAGATCAACCCCTCTGTTCTAGCTTTCTCCACATCTTCTCAAGTGAG GGTTGCAAAATGCTGGAAATGACTTGTGAAGAGCATGATAGATTAGCTGCTCAAAGTCAATTTCTTACTCACACAATCGGCAG GATCTTGTCGGAAATGGAGGTTGAACCGACACCAATAGACACAAAAGGATTTCAGAAACTTGTTCAAGTG AAGGAGAGCTCGGTTAAAGATAGTTTTGATCTGTTCAGCGGGCTATTCATCCACAATAGGTTTGCCAGGCAACAG ATGAAAAATTTAGAAGTAGCATTGGAGAAAACTAAAGAGAAACTTCAAGAGAGATCGAAGGAGCTGCAGGATCCTATCATATCGAAGTTCTAA